Within Kutzneria chonburiensis, the genomic segment AACAGGGCGGCGGAGCCGCGGGCGATGTCCACCGGCAGCCGCCAGGCGCTGGAGAGCCGCCAGCGGCCGTCGTAGACCTGGCGCACGAGTGTCGCGATGATCGCGCACGGCACCGCCAAGACCGCCGCGACCAGCAGATCCTGCCAGTTCACCGTGCTCAGCGTGGTCAGCCAGACGCCGACCAGCACGGCCCACCACACGACCGACTCGACCGCTCGTGACATGCCCGCCGGATGCCCGGCGGCCGACCGCCCGAAACCCGGTTGGGTGGCGGCGGCGCGGGTATTCAGCACGCCATGACCACGATCGAGAAGTCCATCGACGTCCACGTCCCGGTGCGCACCGCGTACAACCAGTGGACCCAGTTCGAGTCCTTCCCCGAGTTCATGGAGGGTGTCGAACGGGTGATCCAGGTGGACGACACGCTCACCCGCTGGGAGACCAAGATCGGCGGCGTCTTCCGCGAGTTCGACGCCCAGATCGTCGCCCAGCACCCGGACGAGCTGGTCGCGTGGAACACCGTTGGCGGGCCGCCGCACGGCGGGGTCGTCACGTTCCAGGCGATCGACCAGGCCACCACCCGGGTGGCGCTGGCCATGCAGTACGAGCCGGACACGCTGGCCGAGAAGGCCGGCACCGCGCTGGGCATCGTGGACAACCGGATCAGCGGGGATCTCAAGCGGTTCAAGGAGTTCATCGAGAAGCGGGGCCACGAGACCGGTGGGTGGCGCGGCGAGGTGAGCATGGAGCCGCAGACCCACGCCACGCAGGAGCCGCTACCCAACCAGCCGCCGGAGACCGATCCTGTGCTGGGGGATATGCCTGGCGTGGCTCCCGAGGACTACCGGGGGCCGGCCTGAGCGTCGAACGTCCGGGGCCAGACGAACCACAGCAGCCCGAACAGCAGCCCGATGACTCCGCCCAGCACGCCGCCGACAATGCCGCCGAACACCACGTAGCCGATCAGCAGCACGGTGCCGGCCATGGCCGCGGCCAGCAGCACCAGCCCGATGATGACGAACCGGCTGGCCCGGTCCACGATCGCCTCGCGCGCGCCGCGCCGGAACAGCACCCGGTGCCAGGCCGCCGGGGCGATCAGGAAGCCGGCCGAGGCCGCCGTCAGCATCACCACGACCACGTGCGTGACATGCACGAACTCGCCGGCCTGGCGGTAGCTCTCGGTGAACACCACCGACAGCAGGAACCCGAACAGGACCTGCACGCCGTTCTGGGCGACGCGCAGCTCCTGGAGCAGCTCGCCGACGTTGCGGGCCAGCCGCTGGTGCTCGTCCTGTTCGGGACTGCTCATGCCACCGAATCTTTGACGTGCGGATAGTGCAGGTCAAATGCGGGCCGCTCGGAGCGGATCCGGGGCAGCGAGTGGAAGTTGTGCCGCGGCGGCGGGCACGACGTCGCCCATTCGAGTGAGTTGCCGAAGCCCCAGGGGTCGTCGACGTGCACGATCTCGCCGTACCGGTAGCTGCGCATGACGTTCCACAGGAACGGCAGCATGGACAGGCCGAGGATGTACGCGCCGACCGTGGAGATCGAGTTCAGCACGGTGAAGCCGTCGGTGCCGAGGTAGTCGGCGTAGCGGCGGGGCATGCCCTCGGCACCGAGCCAGTGCTGGACCAGGAACGTGGTGTGGAAGCCGATGAACGTGGTCCAGAAGTGCAGCTTGCCCAGCCGCTCGTCCAGCATCCGGCCGGTGATCTTGGGGAACCAGAAGTACACGCCGGCGAAGGTGGAGAACACGATGGTGCCGAACAGCACGTAGTGCAGGTGGGCGATGACGAAGTAGCTGTCGGTGACGTGGAAGT encodes:
- a CDS encoding SRPBCC family protein, translated to MTTIEKSIDVHVPVRTAYNQWTQFESFPEFMEGVERVIQVDDTLTRWETKIGGVFREFDAQIVAQHPDELVAWNTVGGPPHGGVVTFQAIDQATTRVALAMQYEPDTLAEKAGTALGIVDNRISGDLKRFKEFIEKRGHETGGWRGEVSMEPQTHATQEPLPNQPPETDPVLGDMPGVAPEDYRGPA
- a CDS encoding DUF6328 family protein; this translates as MSSPEQDEHQRLARNVGELLQELRVAQNGVQVLFGFLLSVVFTESYRQAGEFVHVTHVVVVMLTAASAGFLIAPAAWHRVLFRRGAREAIVDRASRFVIIGLVLLAAAMAGTVLLIGYVVFGGIVGGVLGGVIGLLFGLLWFVWPRTFDAQAGPR